A genomic window from Papaver somniferum cultivar HN1 unplaced genomic scaffold, ASM357369v1 unplaced-scaffold_15, whole genome shotgun sequence includes:
- the LOC113335521 gene encoding probable inorganic phosphate transporter 1-3, with protein sequence MGKEGLEVLKALDVAKTQLYHFTAIVIAGMGFFTDAYDLFCISLVTKLLGRIYYTVEGAEKPGSLPPNVAAAVNGVALVGTLAGQLFFGWLGDRMGRKRVYGLTLLIMVTCSVASGLSLGNQPKAVMATLCFFRFWLGFGIGGDYPLSATIMAEYANKKTRGAFIAAVFAMQGTGILAGGIIAIIVSSIFEKQFPAPAYQVDAKGSLPPQMDYIWRIIVIFGAIPAALTYYWRMKMPETARYTALVEKNAERAAADMSKVLNKEIKAETARVERLTTDNSFGLFSMEFLKRHGLPLLGTTSTWFLLDIAFYSQNLFQKDIFTAIGWIPPAKTMSAAEEVFKIARAQTLIALCSTVPGYWFTVAFIDIMGRWAIQMMGFFFMTVFMFAIAFPYNYWSKKENRIGFVIMYALTFFFANFGPNSTTFIVPAEIFPARLRSTCHGISAAAGKAGAIIGAFGFLYAAQNQDPKKTDHGYPAGIGVKNSLIVLGVINFIGMMFTFLVPEPNGKSLEDLSGENDGDTYEEEIEGPGQGNNRSVPV encoded by the coding sequence ATGGGGAAGGAAGGATTAGAAGTGCTTAAAGCACTTGATGTAGCTAAGACACAATTGTACCATTTCACGGCCATCGTGATTGCTGGTATGGGTTTCTTTACCGATGCTTACGATCTCTTTTGCATCTCTCTTGTCACCAAATTGCTCGGCAGGATTTACTACACTGTCGAAGGAGCGGAAAAACCTGGGAGTTTGCCACCAAATGTTGCTGCGGCTGTTAATGGTGTGGCTCTGGTCGGTACACTTGCTGGTCAGCTCTTCTTTGGTTGGTTAGGTGATCGAATGGGTAGGAAGCGTGTCTACGGTCTTACCCTACTTATTATGGTTACTTGTTCAGTAGCGTCTGGTCTTTCCTTGGGGAACCAGCCAAAAGCAGTGATGGCTACACTATGTTTCTTCCGTttctggcttggatttggaattGGTGGTGACTATCCACTTTCTGCAACTATCATGGCTGAGTACGCCAACAAGAAAACTCGAGGTGCTTTTATCGCTGCTGTCTTTGCGATGCAAGGAACGGGAATTCTAGCTGGTGGAATTATAGCCATTATAGTTTCTTCAATATTTGAGAAGCAGTTCCCTGCTCCAGCTTATCAAGTTGATGCTAAGGGATCCCTTCCACCTCAGATGGACTACATTTGGCGTATAATTGTGATTTTCGGTGCAATTCCAGCCGCTTTGACCTACTACTGGCGTATGAAAATGCCTGAAACTGCTCGTTACACTGCTCTTGTAGAAAAGAACGCGGAAAGGGCAGCTGCCGATATGTCAAAGGTTTTAAATAAGGAGATTAAAGCTGAAACAGCAAGGGTAGAGAGATTAACCACGGATAATTCATTCGGTTTATTTTCAATGGAATTTCTTAAACGACATGGACTTCCTTTACTTGGAACCACAAGTACTTGGTTCTTGCTGGACATAGCTTTTTACAGTCAAAACTTGTTCCAAAAGGATATTTTTACCGCAATTGGGTGGATTCCACCGGCAAAAACTATGAGTGCTGCTGAAGAAGTTTTCAAGATCGCGAGGGCACAAACTTTAATTGCTCTATGCAGTACTGTTCCTGGGTACTGGTTTACAGTGGCTTTCATTGATATTATGGGGAGATGGGCAATTCAAATGATGGGTTTCTTCTTCATGACAGTCTTCATGTTTGCCATTGCGTTTCCTTACAACTACTGGAGTAAAAAGGAGAACAGAATCGGATTCGTTATTATGTATGCATTGACTTTCTTTTTTGCAAACTTCGGACCCAACAGTACAACCTTCATTGTGCCAGCTGAGATATTCCCAGCTAGGTTGCGTTCGACATGTCATGGTATATCAGCAGCCGCAGGGAAAGCAGGTGCCATCATTGGTGCATTTGGGTTCTTATATGCTGCACAGAATCAAGATCCTAAAAAGACTGATCACGGGTACCCGGCTGGTATTGGTGTTAAGAACTCCTTGATCGTGCTCGGAGTTATCAACTTCATAGGCATGATGTTTACATTCCTGGTACCAGAACCAAATGGTAAATCTTTGGAGGACTTGTCTGGTGAGAACGACGGAGACACGtatgaagaagagattgaagggCCCGGACAAGGAAATAACAGATCAGTGCCTGTTTGA